The Phyllopteryx taeniolatus isolate TA_2022b chromosome 7, UOR_Ptae_1.2, whole genome shotgun sequence genome has a segment encoding these proteins:
- the LOC133481409 gene encoding lipoprotein lipase, which produces MKAWGVGFLSLVVLNAAVRYVTSLEQELTDSIFGNFLHPIKDLFDQKHDANQTVARFSLRRPSRPEDDLCYILPGRAESLAACAFNDTAKTFLIIHGWTLSGMFESWVAKLVSALYEREQVANVIVVDWRSMAQNHYVVAAQSTKAVGQEVARFIDWIEETTNIPLDNLHLIGYSLGAHVAGFAGSHATNKVGRITGLDPAGPDFEGEHAHRRLSPDDAGFVDVLHTFTRGSLGLSIGIQQPVGHVDIYPNGGSFQPGCNLRGALEKIANFGIFAIADAVKCEHERSIHLFIDSLLNEREAAKAYRCGSNDRFDRGMCLSCHKSRCNTVGYDINKVRKARNVQMYTKTRATMPFRVYHYQLKIHFSSKVNRSEMEPSLTVSLFGTKGEADNLQLKLKEKIAVNRTHSFLLVTEKNIGELLMLKFKWEESNSWSASSMLRMVSSWWSGDSDGDNMEVHKIRIRAGETQQKVVFCLKDPDSSNLKQELTFVKCQDAWRTDSKRTSKRVTLEAH; this is translated from the exons GCAATTTCCTGCATCCCATCAAAGACTTGTTTGACCAGAAGCATGACGCCAATCAAACGGTGGCCAGATTCTCCCTGCGCAGACCCTCCCGCCCGGAAGACGACCTGTGCTACATCCTCCCCGGCCGAGCCGAGTCGCTGGCGGCCTGCGCCTTCAACGACACCGCCAAAACCTTCCTCATCATCCACGGCTGGACG TTGAGCGGAATGTTTGAAAGCTGGGTGGCTAAACTGGTGTCGGCGCTGTACGAACGAGAGCAGGTGGCCAACGTCATTGTGGTGGACTGGCGCAGCATGGCGCAGAACCACTATGTGGTCGCAGCCCAGAGCACCAAGGCGGTTGGGCAGGAGGTGGCACGCTTCATTGACTGGATCGAG GAAACAACCAACATTCCTCTTGACAACCTTCATCTGATTGGCTACAGCCTCGGGGCTCACGTGGCAGGCTTCGCGGGAAGTCATGCGACTAACAAAGTTGGTAGGATAACAG GTTTGGACCCTGCCGGGCCCGACTTCGAAGGCGAGCACGCCCACAGGCGCCTCTCCCCAGACGACGCCGGGTTCGTGGACGTCCTCCACACCTTCACACGAGGCTCTCTGGGTCTGAGCATCGGCATCCAGCAGCCTGTGGGCCACGTGGACATTTATCCAAATGGAGGCAGCTTCCAGCCGGGCTGCAACCTGAGAGGCGCTCTGGAAAAGATCGCCAACTTTGGAATATTTG CCATCGCCGACGCGGTCAAGTGCGAGCACGAGCGCTCTATCCACCTCTTCATTGACTCTCTGTTAAACGAGCGGGAGGCGGCCAAGGCCTACCGCTGCGGCAGCAACGACAGGTTCGACCGCGGCATGTGCCTCAGCTGCCACAAGAGCCGCTGCAACACGGTGGGCTACGACATCAACAAGGTCCGCAAAGCACGCAATGTACAGATGTACACCAAAACCAGAGCCACTATGCCCTTCAGAG TTTACCACTACCAGCTGAAGATCCACTTCTCCAGTAAGGTGAACCGCTCGGAGATGGAGCCCTCGCTGACCGTCTCGCTGTTTGGAACCAAAGGGGAGGCGGACAACCTGCAGCTTAAACT GAAGGAGAAAATAGCGGTGAATAGGACGCATTCCTTCCTGCTGGTGACCGAAAAGAACATTGGCGAGCTGTTGATGTTGAAGTTCAAGTGGGAGGAGTCGAACAGCTGGTCAGCCTCCAGTATGTTGAGGATGGTTTCTTCCTGGTGGTCCGGCGACTCCGACGGCGACAACATGGAGGTGCACAAAATTCGGATCCGAGCTGGAGAGACGCAGCAAAA GGTGGTGTTTTGCCTAAAAGATCCCGATTCTTCCAACTTAAAGCAAGAGCTTACCTTCGTCAAATGTCAGGACGCATGGAGAACAGATTCAAAGCGCACTTCCAAAAG AGTAACCTTGGAGGCTCACTGA